A region from the Bactrocera dorsalis isolate Fly_Bdor chromosome 1, ASM2337382v1, whole genome shotgun sequence genome encodes:
- the LOC105223907 gene encoding transcription factor kayak: protein MIIVLLLLFQSLCLYCQRLVLHIHDRWINPKNSRLLKEAAETSSAATRKLLLEQYYTGGVESNKQPRRRHNLSTCGGEPDGAGGILAEACRFCANSPQGYCCHHFHLQKLEIQKAHKQQLQQSSAYLSTQNRSRFWQPLCGGSTSTTLEQTWAQRRQQRKVSRELKRNLKNRLTVTTSRQHQTQLQQQQQQEQQQNPMQKQYQLQRQYLRRQQYEEFMRARNAGNNSSSSSSSSSSPLWDTSTSNSSSGYQSPFASVYNVNGSLSDIDTTDSGLATSIESVAYYGVEEAGSVEELSPSLAVELELATAKTSTITTTYL from the coding sequence ATGATTatcgttttgttgttattgtttcaaTCGCTATGTTTATACTGTCAGCGTCTGGTCCTGCATATACACGATCGATGGATCAATCCAAAGAATTCACGTCTACTTAAGGAAGCCGCTGAGACGTCCTCAGCTGCGACACGCAAGCTCTTGCTGGAGCAATACTATACTGGAGGCGTAGAGAGCAACAAACAGCCGCGCAGACGACACAATCTATCCACATGTGGTGGTGAACCAGATGGTGCTGGAGGCATTCTAGCTGAGGCTTGTCGTTTTTGCGCTAACAGTCCGCAGGGTTATTGTTGTcatcattttcatttgcaaaaacTGGAAATACAGAAGGCACACAAGCAACAGCTACAGCAATCTAGCGCCTACCTGTCGACACAGAATCGGTCGCGTTTCTGGCAGCCACTCTGCGGCGGCAGCACTTCGACGACGTTGGAGCAGACATGGGCGCAACGACGGCAGCAGCGTAAAGTAAGTCGTGAATTGAagcgaaatttgaaaaatcgatTGACTGTCACAACGTCACGACAACATCAAACACaactacagcaacagcaacaacaagagcagcAGCAAAACCCAATGCAAAAACAATATCAGCTTCAAAGGCAGTATTTGAGGCGACAGCAATATGAGGAGTTCATGAGGGCAAGAAACGCCGGCAATAATAGTAGCAGTAGTAGTTCTAGTAGTAGCAGTCCATTGTGGGATACGTCCACATCAAATTCATCCAGCGGCTACCAATCACCCTTCGCTTCGGTGTACAATGTAAATGGTTCGCTCTCTGATATCGATACCACGGACTCTGGTCTAGCGACCTCCATAGAAAGTGTTGCATATTATGGTGTTGAAGAGGCGGGATCCGTAGAAGAATTGTCCCCAAGTTTGGCTGTTGAACTAGAACTGGCGACAGCGAAGACATCCACAATAACAACGACCTACCTATAA